A genomic window from Triticum urartu cultivar G1812 chromosome 7, Tu2.1, whole genome shotgun sequence includes:
- the LOC125522744 gene encoding disease resistance protein RGA5-like, which translates to MRPPDMGDPGGSSSLRPHGKQELQPEVVLYTASRRSERTSADLYALRALLRGYGLTMAERDVSRSKAHRSELKSLLAARGCAFTLPQLLVGGRLVGGPKDVRQLHQDGRLRPLLDGAPRPCPAFVCQAHKMVGSEPCEDCSESRNNKMLDPVSGIIEEEEEKEERVVLFYPTQDVSIGGRGREMDASSSVSLGAMRPLLKKLDMMLGPNGCKLTKGVNDMSHLLKDDLEEIGACLEDLLEVEDPPLAAKCWMKEARELSYDIQDCIDNFVPPESLGNKSDHKMTHVKIPKRLKWQKQIGYAAPDVSGHVISKSIRVDVIRAPRKLKWYQQMVEKVSEFRIYAREVMRRYERYQLHCCSTSATHRFSAIGPIMPMPPMPCEKTCSSLVIDGRMSKFINSLANDADQQLKVVSIHGFGCLGKTMLAKVLFNKIGRKFHCRAFVRVSKKPDMKRLFRDMLSQFQRKQPQASQDASDELRITAENISNCLHGKRYLVVVDDLWDTSAWDVINQLFPKCSQGSRIITTTQIEDVALACCCDDPEQVFEMNPLDDDHSRKLFFGRIFGSESDCPEELKQVSSQIIEICGGLPLATMSIASLLANQPSVSVDLLTHIHDSLVSCLSSNSTSERTRQVLNLSYHSLPHYLKTCLLQLGMYPEGSIIFKHDLVRQWVAEGFLAASEGQNMEEVGGMYFDELVDRRFIQPVSVNFNNEVMSCTVHAVVHDLIVHKYAQDNFLVVVDYNRKNLALSHKVRRLSLQLGDAKYAKIPANIRKSQVRSLGFFGLSECMPCIGEFKLVRVLNLQLSGLHNGNIRTDLTGISELIHLIYLKIACDVCIKLPNRMRGLQCLETLDVMDTPRGTYVPWDIIYLTRLLHLSLPPDTNLLDWSVGDDLSLCKPSRLQDLCISTPPSSDYDHLVRSMEALDYLMYKHDSLKTVKLVADGSSVSYGDASRATARWILSKQPHHLQRFEVSPHSPVIFCRMHLWEKLLGNLCILKIAVDGLSVNDVYILRGLPALTALSLYVQKSPLIKIIFGMSAGFTALKYLKLRFMSGIAWLKFEADAMPNLWKLRLVFSSIPRMDQRLVIYSDCDKILKQYRHGTALISIEHMTGLREVSAKFGGAAADLQFVSRIGVVTNHPSNPIIDVQLVDSGSHGDKRISARSPESTSCPMDVPLPGGGEVSWSNMIGVIGRDLFIYCLHRLSRWEYGAIASLNRDFNSLVRDGDIYRLRRKNGVAEHWLYLSCGNNPPEWEAYDPSTGRWIHVPNMPPAQSYVWESLAVGTELLVFGGYGSVALRYSILTNSWTWLADVMNTPRRWFGSASVAEKAYVAGGFDSSLTNKLSSAEMYDSETHTWTPIPSMNRARFRCSGAFMDGKFYVIGGISSSHEVLRCGEEYDLNQRSWRLIDNMSQGLNETNPGAPPLIAVVNNELYAADYSENNDLKQYDKLENKWITLGKLHVQSKNKNGWDMGFRACGDRLIVIRHPNNSSDEKVVELHSWTPDGQPPVWNLFATRPYGGDQILCAVMGC; encoded by the exons ATGAGGCCGCCGGACATGGGTGACCCTGGCGGCAGCTCCTCGCTCCGGCCGCACGGCAAGCAGGAGCTGCAGCCGGAGGTAGTTCTCTACACGGCGTCACGCCGCAGCGAGCGCACCTCCGCCGACCTCTACGCCTTGCGTGCCCTCCTGCGGGGCTATGGCCTGACCATGGCCGAGCGCGACGTGTCCAGGAGCAAAGCGCACCGCAGCGAGCTCAAGTCGTTGCTTGCGGCTCGGGGCTGCGCCTTCACCCTCCCGCAGCTCCTCGTGGGCGGCCGGCTCGTGGGCGGTCCTAAAGATGTTAGGCAGCTGCACCAGGACGGCCGGCTGCGTCCTCTCCTCGACGGCGCTCCGAGGCCGTGCCCTGCCTTCGTCTGCCAAGCCCACAAGATGGTCGGCTCCGAGCCCTGCGAAGACTGCAGCGAGTCCCGCAACAACAAGATGCTGGATCCTGTAAGTGGCATtattgaggaggaggaggagaaagaGGAGAGAGTTGTCCTTTTTTATCCAACCCAAG ATGTTTCAATAGGAGGTAGAGGCAGAGAGATGGATGCCAGTAGCAGTGTTTCTCTGGGTGCCATGAGACCCCTTCTTAAGAAGCTTGACATGATGCTAGGTCCTAATGGATGCAAGCTGACCAAGGGGGTCAATGATATGTCGCACCTCCTCAAAGATGATCTTGAAGAAATAGGCGCATGCCTTGAAGATCTGTTAGAGGTGGAGGACCCTCCCCTGGCGGCCAAGTGCTGGATGAAAGAAGCACGGGAGTTATCTTATGACATCCAAGATTGCATTGACAACTTTGTGCCCCCTGAGTCTCTTGGCAACAAATCTGACCACAAGATGACTCATGTTAAGATTCCCAAGAGACTCAAGTGGCAGAAACAGATTGGATATGCAGCTCCTGATGTGTCAGGACATGTTATCTCCAAAAGCATTCGTGTTGATGTCATTCGTGCTCCCAGGAAGCTCAAGTGGTACCAGCAGATGGTTGAAAAGGTATCAGAATTCAGGATCTATGCCCGGGAGGTGATGCGACGGTACGAGAGGTACCAGCTCCATTGTTGTAGCACCTCGGCAACACATAGATTTTCAGCCATTGGGCCTATAATGCCAATGCCGCCAATGCCTTGTGAGAAAACTTGTTCCAGCCTAGTAATTGATGGTCGGATGAGCAAGTTTATTAACTCTCTGGCTAACGACGCGGATCAGCAGCTCAAGGTGGTGTCTATTCATGGATTTGGATGTCTTGGTAAAACAATGCTTGCCAAAGTGTTGTTTAATAAAATTGGGAGGAAATTCCATTGCCGGGCTTTCGTCCGGGTGTCCAAAAAGCCTGATATGAAGAGGCTTTTCCGAGACATGCTATCACAATTCCAGCGGAAGCAGCCCCAAGCAAGCCAAGACGCTTCTGATGAACTTCGCATTACTGCTGAAAATATCAGCAATTGTCTACATGGCAAAAG GTATCTAGTTGTTGTTGATGATTTGTGGGATACATCAGCATGGGATGTTATTAATCAGCTTTTCCCCAAGTGTAGTCAAGGAAGCAGGATAATAACAACTACACAGATTGAAGATGTTGCATTAGCATGTTGCTGCGATGACCCAGAACAAGTATTTGAGATGAATCCTTTGGATGATGATCACTCAAGGAAGCTATTCTTTGGCAGGATTTTTGGCTCTGAAAGTGACTGTCCTGAAGAATTGAAACAAGTTTCAAGCCAAATTATAGAAATATGTGGTGGTTTGCCGCTAGCCACCATGAGCATTGCTAGTCTTTTAGCAAACCAGCCTTCTGTATCAGTGGATTTATTGACACACATACATGATTCGTTAGTGTCTTGTTTGTCATCAAATTCAACTTCAGAAAGAACGAGACAAGTACTGAACCTCAGCTACCACAGCCTTCCTCATTACCTCAAGACATGCTTGCTTCAACTTGGTATGTATCCAGAGGGCTCCATAATCTTCAAACATGACCTGGTCAGGCAATGGGTGGCTGAAGGGTTTCTTGCTGCAAGTGAAGGGCAGAATATGGAAGAAGTTGGAGGGATGTATTTCGATGAACTTGTTGATAGAAGATTCATCCAACCTGTCTCTGTCAACTTCAACAATGAGGTGATGTCCTGCACAGTTCATGCCGTGGTGCATGATCTTATTGTGCACAAGTATGCTCAAGACAATTTCCTTGTGGTAGTAGATTACAATCGAAAGAATTTGGCACTTTCTCATAAGGTCCgtcgactgtctctccaacttggTGATGCAAAATATGCCAAGATTCCAGCAAACATCAGAAAGTCACAAGTACGGTCACTTGGATTTTTTGGACTATCAGAGTGTATGCCTTGCATTGGAGAGTTCAAGCTTGTTCGTGTTCTAAACCTTCAATTGTCTGGCCTTCATAATGGCAACATCAGGACTGATCTCACTGGCATATCAGAACTGATCCATCTGATATATTTGAAGATTGCTTGTGATGTCTGCATCAAACTTCCAAACCGTATGAGAGGGTTGCAGTGTTTGGAAACACTGGATGTCATGGATACACCAAGAGGCACTTATGTTCCATGGGACATTATATATCTCACACGCTTGTTGCATCTCAGTCTTCCTCCTGACACAAATCTGCTGGATTGGTCTGTCGGTGACGATCTGAGCCTTTGCAAGCCGTCCCGCCTGCAGGATCTTTGCATTTCTACACCGCCTTCTTCTGATTACGACCATCTGGTGAGAAGCATGGAAGCTCTGGATTATTTAATGTATAAACATGACAGCCTGAAAACTGTAAAACTGGTGGCTGACGGATCCTCAGTTAGCTATGGTGATGCTTCAAGAGCAACAGCTCGATGGATTTTGAGTAAACAACCCCACCATCTCCAGAGATTTGAGGTCTCGCCGCACAGCCCCGTCATATTTTGCAGAATGCATTTGTGGGAGAAACTACTTGGCAACCTATGCATTCTGAAGATTGCAGTGGATGGACTGTCAGTCAATGATGTTTATATTCTTAGAGGGCTGCCCGCCCTCACTGCTCTGTCGTTGTATGTGCAGAAGTCGCCACTTATTAAGATAATATTTGGCATGAGTGCTGGATTCACAGCTCTCAAGTACTTGAAGCTGAGGTTCATGAGTGGAATAGCTTGGCTAAAATTTGAGGCGGACGCAATGCCTAATCTCTGGAAGCTCAGGCTCGTTTTCAGTTCCATCCCCCGAATGGACCAACGACTTGTCATTTATTCAGACTGTGACAAGATATTGAAACAATATCGACATGGTACTGCATTAATCAGCATCGAGCATATGACAGGCCTTAGAGAGGTCTCCGCTAAATTTGGGGGTGCAGCTGCTGATCTGCAGTTTGTCTCGAGGATCGGCGTAGTTACTAATCATCCGAGCAATCCTATAATTGACGTGCAACTGGTGGATTCTGGTTCCCATGGTGATAAAAG GATATCAGCAAGGTCACCGGAGTCCACTTCCTGCCCGATGGATGTTCCACTTCCAG GAGGGGGAGAGGTGTCATGGAGCAATATGATTGGTGTGATAGGTCGTGACCTCTTCATTTATTGCCTCCACCGCCTCTCCAGATGGGAATATGGAGCCATCGCCTCCCTCAACCGTGATTTCAATTCCCTGGTTCGCGACGGGGACATCTACCGCCTGCGTCGCAAGAATGGGGTCGCAGAGCACTGGCTCTACCTCTCTTGCGGTAATAATCCTCCGGAGTGGGAGGCTTATGACCCGTCCACTGGGCGCTGGATCCATGTGCCCAACATGCCACCGGCTCAAAGCTACGTCTGGGAGTCGCTGGCTGTAGGAACCGAGCTGCTGGTGTTTGGGGGCTACGGAAGTGTTGCCTTGAGATATAGCATCCTTACCAATTCATGGACATGGCTGGCTGATGTGATGAACACCCCGCGGCGCTGGTTTGGGTCAGCAAGTGTCGCTGAAAAGGCGTATGTCGCGGGAGGCTTTGATTCTTCTCTTACTAATAAATTGAGCTCCGCAGAGATGTATGACTCGGAGACACACACTTGGACACCAATTCCCAGCATGAATAGGGCTAGGTTCAGATGCTCTGGTGCGTTCATGGATGGCAAATTCTATGTGATCGGTGGTATTAGCAGTAGCCACGAGGTATTGAGATGCGGTGAGGAGTATGACTTGAACCAGAGGTCATGGAGGCTCATCGACAACATGTCTCAGGGGCTCAACGAGACAAACCCAGGAGCTCCTCCGCTCATTGCAGTTGTGAACAATGAGCTTTATGCGGCTGATTACAGTGAGAATAATGATTTGAAGCAGTATGATAAGCTGGAAAACAAGTGGATCACTCTTGGGAAATTGCATGTACAGTCTAAGAACAAAAATGGCTGGGACATGGGTTTTCGAGCGTGTGGTGACCGGCTGATTGTTATTAGGCATCCAAACAATTCTAGTGATGAAAAGGTGGTTGAGCTTCATTCATGGACCCCAGATGGGCAACCGCCTGTGTGGAATTTGTTTGCCACAAGGCCATACGGGGGCGACCAAATTCTGTGCGCAGTGATGGGTTGCTGA